Proteins from a genomic interval of Nasonia vitripennis strain AsymCx chromosome 3, Nvit_psr_1.1, whole genome shotgun sequence:
- the LOC100120175 gene encoding uncharacterized protein LOC100120175 isoform X11, which translates to MMEDPQTPGSDCNSNPANDPQDFVGSEFIQDNMDYQWFIDYRAYSQEAYCTSYRDGGLHVHPSVLSSLSASYTKDDLGYYDDLARNLDANLAEVDMESFRTADIHTLLTALPVMCTDPVQHSEFNYQRERYASISGSVMEKLDISSSISPRASSQGEDSACSTTDTISICKSSLLFSPVKEMPVLPPGGSYSVDSLDCEDMLITCQTNNKNNYTIAFEGSIAMYSDGSQDFDNQGIGPLFAEKQKVYEVPTDSYYDKTLNLKNMLDLSMACSDSKIYTTWSNLKHSSISKTITRHPSGNNNTTPNFLQSTGSGTSNATSLPVVSNKSRSQSLPDLSRAREIERVEMPLNFSVDSGETSSRSGRLQSSGSLMSRSMNEESSDSVGNTFSSNKKLQNMSLVRLFMKQKSMSTEGMSLTLDQTDSGSETGWPTSSNSESGTHVTQIHKQHNQLQHTQNNLSVPDNDLAIKWVKADNYDIPKRSNCSTSMEDLLNTSRSASSIGRDVSMKTKKREVCTKTTTGIQVMTEVEDNGVQTSLIYPPLNNSNKESGNYPFRETVVNEKPVYVVYPNYTLPDLSFLNSTETRFDNVALKPQVYGKRPGKSGRPFSCNDIDALKQRGFSHVKDWESLTFLLPNEYRKILHDVPEVSKHVKMVGEEARKPLFCLSPPMRHRKRTLSDMIPNTVASSSSSTATQPSSGYRGSSTILTDSSSNQQNSSNTGLGNNNPLYLYRYDSVSSEASLHGQEKLLTNSRQPTQYHYRQGAPSLPKRSISLPQASDCGSAPPRPPLPRSILRKNRAAAAAAGKRCSMFEMGQVNEIETRHGMSQENKRMSLQEPYYMNNDLQLLRHAGIVDSEKDIDEAEERQRFDRLRGIDNDDLESSGEDVKQLEEFLKRSGFSSHSSDGDTGMEHDDIKLRSCVRRFLALKMNQDMAKMIDMADSQKKTVSFAVNGKPRYLDEKTNIMDEKERLNVSESADTNLELRPIDLEDKKKMIWSVNKAVDGLLKFWHSEPVRSRQGYNDKNECSQLCLGQLCPALYAVMSDGLKPQLNSTFGPIANSVWQVVEASSQQGPLTKTLNDLVQKINGEDFMTEGMLKFHAFVFGLLNLRALDAWFAYLCTRESILRKHYNNNSLFLGALGCANSREVIDAFLNILQPLAFCPFQLDLLYQYRQLHNSFGQSNAINLEPVTVTPTKKSSERGQRPRSCVLYDNSRQQYDGEKRALEEIKKRWSHTPLSAKFHVFDRLDDSEDYTDSLEHSPLNRASPKRTVSKQQSKLPESRDSKSRKDEDQSAEAAPAGENKFRKLQEKWEYLGRDDTSPKEPQPPTTPSPSSPTRTPTSNLSKSRIPRLLTSPVKTPSNLPIPVKSAKSPSGIPSLKKPAGIATTTKPRTTTGNNISCKDSPRRTSRLDQESTGTPRAHLTRPSSLPYKTGYGASAKEKSTVSPHRRAASTSLPRPHSIAAPPRNLPPKQAPKFVRTLTSKPQSVDGHLSFNEGDKLKVILEVDGKWLLCARGERKGLVPRSCVRLIPT; encoded by the exons ATGATGGAAGACCCGCAAACTCCAGGTTCGGATTGCAACTCCAATCCAGCGAATGATCCTCAGGACTTCGTTGGATCGGAATTTATTCAAGACAACATGGACTACCAATGGTTCATTGACTACAG AGCTTATTCTCAAGAAGCCTATTGCACAAGTTACAGAGATGGAGGGTTACACGTGCATCCCAGTGTGCTGTCCTCTCTTTCGGCCTCCTACACTAAAGATGACCTGGGTTACTACGACGACCTGGCTCGCAATCTCGATGCCAATCTGGCAGAAGTTGACATGGAGAGCTTTAGAACTGCGGACATACACACACTGCTCACGGCTCTGCCAGTCATGTGCACTGATCCAGTCCAACACTCAGAA TTTAACTACCAACGTGAAAGGTATGCCAGTATATCTGGCTCGGTGATGGAGAAGCTCGACATCAGTTCCTCCATTAGTCCTCGAGCTAGCAGTCAG GGCGAGGACTCGGCCTGTTCGACGACCGACACCATATCGATCTGCAAGTCGTCGCTGCTGTTCTCGCCAGTGAAGGAGATGCCGGTCCTACCTCCCGGTGGAAGCTATAGTGTCGACTCTCTCGACTGTGAGGACATGCTCATCACGTGCCAGACTAACAACAAGAACAACTACACCATCGCCTTCGAGGGCAGCATCGCTATGTACTCGGATGGCTCTCAGGATTTCGATAATCAAG GCATTGGTCCTCTATTtgcagaaaaacaaaaagtctaCGAGGTCCCAACCGACTCCTACTACGACAAGACTCTGAATCTTAAAAACATGCTGGACCTCTCGATGGCCTGCTCGGATTCGAAGATCTACACGACCTGGAGCAACCTCAAGCACTCGTCCATCAGCAAGACCATAACCCGTCACCCGTCCGGCAACAACAACACCACGCCCAACTTCCTCCAGTCGACGGGCAGCGGCACGAGCAATGCTACCAGCTTACCCGTCGTCAGCAACAAGAGCCGCAGCCAGAGCTTGCCCGATCTCAGCAGGGCTCGGGAAATCGAACGCGTAGAGATGCCTCTTAATTTTTCC GTCGACTCTGGTGAGACGAGCAGTCGCAGCGGTCGCCTCCAGAGCTCGGGATCTTTGATGAGCCGCTCGATGAACGAGGAGAGCTCGGACAGCGTGGGCAACACCTTCTCCTCGAACAAAAAGCTTCAAAACATGAGCCTTGTCCGTCTGTTTATGAAGCAAAAGAGCATGAGTACCGAGGGCATGAGTCTGACCCTCGACCAGACTGATTCAGGTAGCGAGACTGGCTGGCCgaccagcagcaacagcgagAGCGGTACACACGTTACGCAGATACACAAGCAGCATAACCAGCTGCAACATACCCAGAACAATTTAAGCGTTCCCGATAACGACTTGGCGATCAAATGGGTGAAGGCGGATAATTATGACATTCCGAAACGTTCGAACTGCTCGACTTCCATGGAGGATCTGTTGAACACATCGAGATCTGCATCGTCCATCGGTAGGGATGTTAGTATGAAAACGAAGAAAAGGGAAGTGTGCACGAAGACGACAACGGGAATTCAG GTAATGACAGAAGTAGAGGATAACGGCGTACAAACATCTCTGATATACCCACCATTGAACAACAGCAATAAGGAATCGGGCAATTATCCTTTCCGCGAAACGGTCGTTAATGAGAAACCCGTATACGTGGTTTATCCGAACTACACTCTACCAGATCTGTCTTTCCTCAATTCAACGGAGACGCGTTTCGACAATGTAGCTTTGAAGCCTCAAGTGTACGGCAAGCGGCCAGGCAAGTCTGGACGACCGTTTTCCTGCAACGATATCGATGCGCTTAAGCAGCGTGGCTTTTCGCACGTCAAAGACTGGGAATCTCTCACCTTCTTACTACCTAACGAGTACCGTAAGATCCTGCACGATGTACCCGAGGTCTCGAAGCACGTCAAGATGGTTGGCGAGGAGGCGCGCAAGCCGTTGTTTTGCCTATCCCCGCCAATGAGGCACAGAAAGAGGACTCTGAGCGATATGATTCCCAACACGGTTGCGTCGTCGAGCAGCAGTACAGCCACTCAGCCATCATCAGGATACAGGGGCTCGTCAACCATTCTCACTGATTCATCGTCGAATCAACAGAATTCTAGCAATACTGGCCTT GGCAATAATAATCCACTCTACCTGTACCGCTACGACAGCGTCTCTTCGGAGGCCTCGCTACACGGCCAGGAGAAACTCCTAACCAACAGTCGCCAGCCCACTCAGTACCACTATCGCCAGGGTGCGCCGAGTCTACCTAAGCGCTCAATTTCCCTACCACAAGCGAGTGACTGCGGCTCAGCACCTCCTCGTCCTCCGTTACCACGCAGCATCCTCAGGAAGAATCGAGCTGCCGCGGCTGCGGCCGGCAAGCGCTGTAGCATGTTCGAAATGGGACAGGTGAATGAAATCGAGACAAGGCACGGAATGAGCCAGGAGAATAAGCGAATGTCGTTGCAAGAACCCTATTACATGAACAACGACTTGCAACTGCTCAGACACGCGGGCATTGTCGACTCGGAGAAGGATATTGACGAGGCTGAGGAAAGACAGCGATTCG atagattGCGAGGAATTGACAATGACGATCTAGAAAGTAGTGGCGAGGACGTGAAGCAGTTGGAGGAATTTTTGAAGCGCAGCGGTTTTTCATCTCACAGCAGTGACGGTGATACCGGCATGGAACATGATGATATCAAGCTTCGATCCTGCGTCAGGAGGTTCCTCGCTCTTAAGATGAATCAGGACATGGCTAAGATGATCGACATGGCCGATTCGCAAAAGAAGACTGTTAGTTTTGCTGTTAATGGAAAGCCGAGATATCTTGACGAAAAG ACAAACATAATGGACGAGAAGGAGCGGTTGAACGTGAGCGAATCAGCTGATACGAATCTTGAACTGAGGCCTATCGATTTAGAAGACAAAAAAA AAATGATTTGGTCGGTAAACAAAGCAGTGGATGGTTTGCTCAAATTCTGGCATAGTGAGCCCGTTCGTAGCCGGCAAGGCTACAACGACAAAAACGAGTGCTCCCAACTCTGTCTCGGCCAACTGTGTCCGGCTCTTTATGCCGTCATGTCCGACGGCCTGAAACCTCAACTGAACTCAACTTTCGGACCTATCGCTAATAGCGTCTGGCAAGTCGTCGAAGCTTCGTCACAACAAGGCCCCCTCACAAAAACCCTGAACGACTTGGTGCAGAAAATCAACGGAGAGGACTTTATGACCGAAGGCATGCTCAAGTTTCATGCTTTCGTATTCGGTTTACTCAA TTTGCGAGCTCTTGACGCCTGGTTCGCCTACCTGTGTACGCGCGAATCGATCCTTCGCAAACactacaacaacaacagcctCTTCCTGGGTgcccttggatgtgccaacaGTCGCGAGGTCATTGACGCTTTTCTCAACATTCTCCAGCCTCTGGCTTTCTGCCCATTCCAGCTGGACCTGCTTTATCAGTACCGACAACTGCACAACAGCTTCGGTCAGAGCAACGCTATCAACCTCGAGCCTGTTACTGTTACACCTACTAAGAAGTCATCAGAAAGAGGACAGAGACCTAGATCTTGCGTGCTTTACGACAACTCGCGACAGCAGTACGATGGCGAAAAGAGAGCGCTCGAAGAAATCAAGAAGAGGTGGAGTCACACACCGCTGAGCGCGAAATTCCATGTTTTTGATAGATTGGACGACTCCGAGGATTATACCGACAGCCTGGAACATTCACCGTTAAATAGAGCTAGTCCCAAGAGAACCGTGTCGAAACAACAGTCAAAGTTACCTGAGTCCAGAG ATTCAAAGTCGCGAAAAGACGAGGATCAGAGCGCAGAAGCAGCACCCGCTGGCGAGAATAAGTTCCGTAAGCTGCAGGAAAAATGGGAATATCTTGGTCGCGATGACACTAGCCCGAAAGAACCTCAGCCACCTACCACTCCATCTCCCTCCTCTCCTACTCGAACTCCTACATCCAATCTTTCCAAGTCCCGAATCCCTCGTCTCCTCACATCTCCTGTCAAAACCCCGTCCAACCTCCCCATACCCGTCAAGTCCGCAAAGTCTCCATCGGGCATTCCATCCCTCAAGAAACCTGCTGGCATCGCAACGACCACTAAACCCAGAACGACCACCGGCAACAACATCAGCTGCAAGGATTCCCCGCGTCGAACTAGCAGATTGGACCAGGAGAGCACTGGAACGCCCAGGGCCCATTTGACACGGCCTAGCTCGCTGCCCTACAAGACGGGTTATGGAGCCAGCGCGAAGGAGAAGAGCACCGTGTCTCCGCACAGAAGGGCCGCGTCAACATCCCTGCCTAGGCCACATTCCATCGCGGCACCACCCAGGAACCTGCCGCCCAAGCAGGCACCAAA ATTCGTAAGGACATTGACGAGTAAGCCGCAGTCAGTGGACGGGCACCTGTCCTTCAACGAGGGCGATAAGCTAAAAGTTATTCTCGAGGTAGACGGCAAGTGGCTGTTGTGCGCGAGAGGCGAGCGTAAAGGACTGGTGCCTCGTAGCTGCGTTAGACTCATCCCAACCTAG